The following proteins are co-located in the Sporichthya brevicatena genome:
- the map gene encoding type I methionyl aminopeptidase — protein MASRTAPAPSVLPGKVSPQRAVPAHIPRPPYVGKPAPDSFEGSEIKDAETIEKMRIAGRIAAQALAEVASHIRPGITTDELDRIGHEFLCDHDAYPSTLGYRYFPKSLCTSVNEVICHGIPDSRELVDGDIVNVDITAYIHGVHGDTDATYPVGEIDEESALLLERTREAMNRGIKAVRPGRPINVIGRVIESYAKRFGYGVVRDFTGHGIGTAFHSGLVIPHYDTEHYATLMEPGMTFTIEPMLTLGTESYDMWDDNWTVVTQDRKRSAQFEHTLLVTDSGAEILTLP, from the coding sequence ATGGCTTCGCGTACCGCTCCGGCTCCCTCGGTTCTCCCCGGCAAGGTCTCCCCCCAGCGGGCGGTGCCGGCCCACATCCCGCGGCCGCCGTACGTCGGCAAGCCGGCACCGGACAGCTTCGAGGGCTCGGAGATCAAGGACGCCGAGACCATCGAGAAGATGCGCATCGCCGGCCGGATCGCCGCGCAGGCGCTCGCGGAGGTCGCGTCGCACATCCGGCCCGGGATCACGACCGACGAGCTCGACCGCATCGGCCACGAGTTCCTCTGCGACCACGACGCCTATCCGTCGACGCTCGGGTACCGGTACTTCCCGAAGTCGCTGTGCACCTCGGTCAACGAGGTGATCTGCCACGGGATCCCGGACTCCCGTGAGCTCGTCGACGGCGACATCGTCAACGTCGACATCACGGCCTACATCCACGGCGTCCACGGCGACACCGACGCGACCTATCCCGTCGGCGAGATCGACGAGGAGTCGGCGCTGCTGCTGGAACGGACGCGGGAGGCGATGAACCGCGGGATCAAGGCCGTCCGTCCGGGCCGGCCGATCAACGTCATCGGCCGCGTCATCGAGTCCTACGCGAAGCGGTTCGGCTACGGCGTCGTCCGGGACTTCACCGGCCACGGGATCGGGACGGCGTTCCACTCCGGCCTGGTGATCCCCCACTACGACACCGAGCACTACGCGACGCTGATGGAACCGGGGATGACCTTCACTATCGAGCCGATGCTGACCCTCGGGACCGAGTCCTACGACATGTGGGACGACAACTGGACCGTCGTCACCCAGGACCGCAAGCGCTCCGCCCAGTTCGAGCACACGCTCCTGGTCACCGACTCCGGCGCCGAGATCCTCACGCTGCCTTAA
- the panB gene encoding 3-methyl-2-oxobutanoate hydroxymethyltransferase, with the protein MTSTPSPDRSDASSGQARESATVAETAPVYGNLPPAKRVRVPALHAMKERGERWPMLTAYDMYTAEIFDAAGIPVLLIGDSAANNVYGYETTVPVTVDELLPLCRSVVAASKRALIVGDLPFGSYQVSPQQALETAIRFMKEGNVHAVKLEGGVRVAPQIQAIVDAGVPVMGHVGFTPQSEHGLGGYRVQGRGSAAEQVLADAHAVQEAGAFAVVLEMVPAEVSKQITAELSIPTIGIGAGPDCDAQVLVWQDMVGLREGTPRFVKRYADMRGVLTEAAKAYAADVVGGTFPTHEHSYH; encoded by the coding sequence ATGACCTCCACACCCAGCCCCGATCGATCTGACGCCTCGTCGGGCCAGGCCCGCGAGTCGGCGACCGTCGCTGAGACCGCCCCCGTCTACGGCAATCTCCCGCCGGCGAAACGTGTGCGCGTGCCTGCACTGCACGCGATGAAGGAACGCGGCGAGCGCTGGCCCATGCTCACCGCGTACGACATGTACACGGCCGAGATCTTCGACGCGGCCGGGATTCCCGTGCTGCTGATCGGCGACAGCGCCGCGAACAACGTCTACGGCTACGAGACGACCGTTCCCGTGACCGTCGACGAACTGCTCCCCCTGTGCCGCTCCGTGGTGGCCGCCAGCAAGCGGGCGCTGATCGTCGGCGACCTGCCCTTCGGCTCCTACCAGGTCTCCCCCCAGCAGGCGCTGGAGACGGCGATCCGGTTCATGAAGGAGGGCAACGTCCACGCCGTGAAACTGGAGGGCGGCGTCCGCGTCGCGCCCCAGATTCAGGCGATCGTCGACGCCGGGGTGCCCGTGATGGGCCACGTCGGCTTCACCCCGCAGAGCGAGCACGGCCTCGGCGGTTACCGCGTCCAGGGCCGCGGGTCGGCCGCGGAGCAGGTGCTCGCCGACGCCCACGCCGTCCAGGAGGCGGGCGCGTTCGCCGTCGTGCTGGAGATGGTCCCGGCCGAGGTCTCGAAGCAGATCACGGCCGAGCTGAGCATCCCGACGATCGGGATCGGCGCCGGTCCGGACTGCGACGCCCAGGTCCTCGTCTGGCAGGACATGGTCGGCCTGCGCGAGGGCACGCCCCGCTTCGTCAAGCGGTACGCGGACATGCGCGGGGTGCTCACCGAGGCGGCGAAGGCCTACGCGGCCGACGTCGTCGGCGGGACGTTCCCGACCCACGAGCACAGCTACCACTGA
- a CDS encoding Crp/Fnr family transcriptional regulator, whose protein sequence is MTTLTAPAPTEGFLDRIGPERAAALAAIGTRRGYPAGAILFLEGDVAHEAVVVLSGELKVVVGSTEGRDVVLDIYGPGELIGEWSVIDGKTRAATVTALTDVEVLTLPAAPFREFLDTHPAVREALLLDTIGRLRAQVRHQLEFGAGDAMGRVCARLAELADRYGHFDGSTTVIHSPLSQADLAAWTGLSREAVVKAMRQLRTMGWISNRGPDITVHDIERLRRRATH, encoded by the coding sequence GTGACGACCTTGACCGCCCCGGCGCCGACCGAGGGCTTCCTCGATCGCATCGGCCCGGAGCGCGCCGCCGCCCTCGCTGCGATCGGCACGCGGCGCGGGTATCCCGCCGGCGCCATCCTCTTCCTCGAGGGCGACGTCGCGCACGAGGCGGTCGTCGTCCTCTCCGGTGAGCTCAAGGTCGTCGTCGGCTCCACCGAGGGCCGCGACGTCGTGCTCGACATCTACGGTCCCGGCGAACTGATCGGCGAGTGGTCCGTCATCGACGGCAAGACCCGCGCCGCCACCGTCACCGCCCTCACCGACGTCGAGGTGCTGACGCTGCCCGCCGCGCCGTTCCGCGAGTTCCTCGACACGCACCCCGCGGTGCGCGAGGCCCTGCTGCTCGACACCATCGGCCGCCTCCGCGCCCAGGTGCGTCACCAGCTCGAGTTCGGCGCCGGCGACGCGATGGGCCGCGTCTGCGCCCGGCTCGCCGAACTCGCCGACCGGTACGGCCATTTCGACGGCAGCACCACCGTCATTCACTCGCCGCTGAGCCAGGCCGACCTCGCCGCCTGGACCGGGCTCTCCCGCGAGGCCGTCGTCAAGGCGATGCGTCAGTTGCGCACCATGGGCTGGATCTCCAACCGGGGCCCGGACATCACCGTCCACGACATCGAGCGTCTGCGCCGCCGCGCCACGCACTGA
- a CDS encoding cyclic nucleotide-binding domain-containing protein produces MFPKRDARIDAIADLEIFEGLDRKQLAKIASLSTQVTLPEGSVLCRRGERGREAFVLIEGSVAVCVEDQALAVLRPGAVFGEMSLLDGKPRVATVTATTQVSVLVLSPLELASLLEAVPAVRSRIFSTLGARKKDLTAAA; encoded by the coding sequence GTGTTTCCCAAGCGCGACGCCCGGATCGACGCAATTGCCGACCTTGAGATCTTCGAGGGCTTGGACCGCAAGCAGCTGGCGAAGATCGCCTCGCTCAGCACCCAGGTGACCCTGCCCGAGGGCAGCGTCCTCTGCCGCCGCGGCGAGCGTGGCCGCGAGGCCTTCGTGCTCATCGAGGGCTCGGTGGCCGTGTGCGTGGAGGACCAGGCCCTGGCCGTCCTGCGCCCCGGTGCCGTGTTCGGCGAGATGTCCCTGCTCGACGGCAAGCCCCGCGTGGCGACCGTGACGGCCACCACGCAGGTCTCCGTCCTCGTGCTCAGCCCGCTGGAGCTCGCCTCGCTGCTGGAGGCCGTTCCCGCCGTCCGCAGCCGCATCTTCTCCACGCTCGGCGCCCGCAAGAAGGACCTCACCGCCGCGGCCTGA
- a CDS encoding helical backbone metal receptor, whose translation MPGSLGRVSVRRIVSLVPSLTEAVGETAPELLVGVTDWCTHPPGLDCARVRGTKNPDVDAIEALAPDLVLAAFEENRQPDLDELRARGLEVWVCDIRDVDSALTSLAAMLERCGLGRPDWLAAAEAAWAQPAPTPRRKVAVPIWRKPWMVAGADTFTTSVLDRLGLDNVFDDPPADASERYPKADPDEVRARGAELVVLPDEPYVFTALDGPEAFPGLDVALVSGRLLTWYGPSMATAREELLAALAAARPGADWAVDR comes from the coding sequence ATGCCTGGCAGTCTAGGTCGGGTGTCCGTGCGTCGAATCGTCTCGCTGGTCCCGTCCCTGACCGAGGCCGTCGGCGAGACCGCACCGGAGCTCCTGGTCGGCGTGACCGACTGGTGCACCCACCCGCCGGGCCTGGACTGCGCCCGGGTCCGGGGGACGAAGAACCCCGACGTCGACGCGATCGAGGCGCTGGCGCCCGACCTGGTCCTGGCCGCCTTCGAGGAGAATCGGCAGCCCGACCTCGACGAGCTCCGCGCCCGCGGCCTGGAGGTGTGGGTCTGCGACATCCGCGACGTCGACTCCGCCCTGACCTCGCTCGCCGCGATGCTCGAGCGGTGCGGGCTGGGCCGGCCGGACTGGCTGGCGGCGGCCGAGGCCGCCTGGGCGCAGCCCGCCCCGACGCCGCGGCGGAAGGTCGCCGTGCCGATCTGGCGCAAGCCGTGGATGGTCGCCGGCGCGGACACCTTCACCACGTCGGTGCTCGACCGGCTCGGCCTCGACAACGTCTTCGACGACCCGCCGGCCGACGCGTCCGAGCGCTACCCGAAGGCCGACCCGGACGAGGTCCGCGCCCGCGGTGCCGAGCTGGTCGTGCTGCCCGACGAGCCGTACGTCTTCACCGCGCTCGACGGGCCCGAGGCGTTCCCCGGGCTGGACGTCGCGCTGGTGTCCGGGCGGCTACTGACCTGGTACGGCCCCTCGATGGCCACCGCTCGCGAGGAGCTCCTCGCCGCGCTCGCCGCCGCGCGTCCCGGTGCGGACTGGGCCGTCGATCGGTGA
- a CDS encoding NAD+ synthase — protein MPQLRLALCQVNATVGAIADNTDLVLARAREAAAAGARLVAFPEMVLTGYPVEDLALRRSFQRASREALDGLAQRLLDDGLGEVAVVVGYLDIDERARPKLGRPAGSPENALAVLHGGRVAIRSAKHHLPNYGVFDEYRYFVPGNVLPVVRLHGVDIAFAICEDLWQDGGPVAAARGANVGLLVVLNGSPYELNKDDTRLELCARRAAEAGATLAYVNLVGGQDELVFDGDSLVVSPTGQTLARAPQFEEAVLVVDVDLPAAGDPVDLDAGDVTVERVVISADPLPAWEVDEIAVGPRLASEAEVYAALVTGLRDYVRKNGFRSVILGLSGGIDSALVAAIACDAIGAANVHGVSMPSAYSSDHSRSDADDLAARTGCQFRTVPIAPMVDAFQDALKLSGLAEENLQARVRGVTLMGLSNAEGHLVLATGNKSELAAGYSTIYGDAVGGYAPLKDVPKTMVWKLSEWRNAEAERRGETPPIPPNSITKPPSAELRPGQLDSDSLPDYAVLDDLLDDYIEQDASAADLVAAGFDQELVEKILRLVDIAEYKRRQYPPGTKISLRAFGRDRRLPITNGWRERVPE, from the coding sequence ATGCCCCAGCTTCGTCTCGCGCTGTGCCAGGTCAACGCCACCGTCGGCGCCATCGCCGATAACACCGATCTCGTGCTCGCGCGGGCGCGGGAGGCCGCCGCCGCGGGCGCGCGCCTCGTCGCGTTCCCCGAGATGGTGCTGACGGGGTATCCGGTGGAGGACCTCGCGCTGCGACGGTCGTTCCAGCGCGCCTCGCGCGAGGCGCTCGACGGGCTCGCGCAGCGGCTCCTCGACGACGGACTCGGCGAGGTCGCCGTCGTCGTCGGGTATCTCGACATCGACGAGCGCGCCCGGCCCAAGCTCGGGCGCCCGGCCGGATCGCCGGAGAACGCGCTCGCCGTGCTGCACGGCGGTCGGGTCGCGATCCGGTCGGCCAAGCACCATCTGCCGAACTACGGCGTGTTCGACGAGTACCGCTACTTCGTGCCCGGCAACGTGCTGCCGGTCGTGCGCCTGCACGGCGTCGACATCGCCTTCGCGATCTGCGAGGACCTGTGGCAGGACGGCGGCCCGGTCGCCGCCGCCCGCGGCGCGAACGTCGGACTCCTCGTCGTGCTCAACGGCTCGCCGTACGAGCTGAACAAGGACGACACGCGCCTCGAACTCTGTGCGCGCCGGGCCGCCGAGGCCGGCGCGACGCTGGCCTACGTCAACCTCGTCGGCGGGCAGGACGAACTCGTCTTCGACGGCGACTCGCTCGTGGTCTCCCCCACCGGCCAGACCCTCGCGCGGGCCCCGCAGTTCGAGGAGGCCGTCCTCGTCGTCGACGTCGACCTGCCCGCGGCCGGCGACCCGGTCGACCTTGACGCCGGTGACGTCACCGTCGAGCGCGTGGTGATCTCCGCGGACCCGTTGCCCGCGTGGGAGGTCGACGAGATCGCCGTCGGTCCGCGCCTGGCGTCCGAGGCCGAGGTGTACGCGGCGCTCGTGACGGGGCTGCGCGACTACGTCCGCAAGAACGGCTTCCGGTCGGTGATCCTCGGGCTGTCCGGCGGGATCGACTCAGCGCTGGTGGCCGCGATCGCGTGCGACGCGATCGGGGCCGCGAACGTGCACGGCGTCTCGATGCCGTCGGCGTACTCGTCCGACCACTCGCGCTCCGACGCCGACGACCTCGCGGCGCGTACCGGTTGCCAGTTCCGCACGGTGCCGATCGCGCCGATGGTCGACGCGTTCCAGGACGCCCTCAAGCTCTCCGGTCTCGCCGAGGAGAACCTGCAGGCGCGCGTGCGCGGTGTGACGCTGATGGGCCTGTCGAACGCCGAGGGGCATCTCGTCCTCGCCACCGGCAACAAGAGCGAACTCGCCGCCGGGTACTCGACGATCTACGGCGACGCGGTCGGCGGTTACGCGCCGCTGAAGGACGTCCCGAAGACGATGGTGTGGAAGCTCTCGGAGTGGCGCAACGCCGAGGCGGAGCGGCGCGGTGAGACGCCGCCGATCCCGCCGAACTCCATCACCAAGCCGCCGTCCGCAGAACTGAGGCCGGGTCAGCTCGACTCGGACTCCCTGCCCGACTACGCCGTGCTCGACGATCTCCTCGACGACTACATCGAGCAGGACGCGTCCGCGGCCGACCTCGTCGCCGCCGGGTTCGACCAGGAACTGGTGGAGAAGATCCTGCGCCTCGTCGACATCGCCGAGTACAAGCGGCGTCAGTACCCGCCGGGCACGAAGATCTCGCTGCGCGCCTTCGGCCGCGACCGCCGCCTCCCGATCACCAACGGCTGGCGGGAGCGCGTCCCCGAGTAG